The Fulvivirga ligni genome window below encodes:
- a CDS encoding RNA polymerase sigma factor, whose product MSISDYSSHFPHHPDLNLARGAKFSEKDEVQVWERFIAGDDESLIFIYRKYADVLYRYGKQFTSRSELISDCIQELFYNLLDKRHNLSQAKSVKGYLMSAFKRKLVRYIKKEGKLELEENAFHIVLSEKSLPISQALGKKELSFIQQRLNNLPVAQREVLLLHYYEGLSYAEIADIMDIKVRSARALTYRALDTLSKELGPYKKSFYIVLLSSILYR is encoded by the coding sequence GTGAGCATTTCTGATTATTCTTCACATTTTCCGCATCATCCTGATTTGAATTTAGCACGAGGAGCCAAGTTTTCTGAAAAGGATGAGGTCCAGGTCTGGGAGCGATTCATAGCTGGAGATGATGAAAGTTTAATCTTTATTTACCGCAAATATGCTGATGTGCTTTACCGATATGGGAAGCAATTTACCTCCCGCTCTGAGTTAATTAGTGATTGCATTCAAGAGTTATTCTATAACCTGCTGGATAAAAGACATAACTTATCACAGGCCAAATCAGTGAAAGGCTATTTGATGTCCGCCTTCAAACGCAAATTAGTTAGGTACATCAAAAAAGAGGGTAAGCTAGAGCTTGAAGAGAATGCCTTCCATATCGTCTTATCAGAGAAAAGCTTGCCCATTAGTCAGGCTTTGGGCAAGAAAGAGCTTAGCTTCATCCAGCAAAGGCTTAATAATCTTCCCGTGGCTCAAAGAGAAGTTCTGTTGTTGCATTATTATGAAGGGCTTAGTTACGCTGAGATTGCAGATATCATGGATATAAAAGTGCGCTCTGCACGTGCCCTCACCTACAGAGCATTGGATACCTTATCCAAGGAACTTGGTCCCTACAAAAAGTCTTTTTACATCGTACTTCTATCATCTATTCTTTATCGCTAA
- a CDS encoding FecR family protein: MKEEKSHIVELFKNEYFVQWIVTPSEESNHYWEKWITSHPDRKPDVERARYLISSASYMIDDRMPDEKYDTILQNIVNHGLANKQRSLKPSYFPYWVAASLILIALIASWFVWQDNQHAATIQMITKQTLAGQKLTVNLPDGSTVMLNSESKISYPDNFNSQRDLTLEGEAFFNVAKDAQHPFTITSGEVKTKVVGTSFNVRAYHEDAEYSIAVVTGRVEVSDEHGNHGLLHPDIKGVFSKAEHQLLTSTYNSDMELGWRDGILMFEEAELKDVLERLERWYGVAITVEDEKMLTGTYTGTYQNASLEVVLNGISLAINWDYVINDKQIIIRKTK, translated from the coding sequence ATGAAAGAAGAAAAATCGCATATTGTTGAGCTGTTTAAGAACGAATATTTCGTTCAGTGGATTGTAACTCCCTCTGAGGAATCTAATCATTATTGGGAAAAGTGGATTACTTCACATCCTGATAGAAAACCTGATGTTGAGCGTGCCAGGTATTTAATTTCCTCGGCCAGTTACATGATTGATGACAGAATGCCGGACGAAAAGTATGATACCATACTCCAAAATATTGTCAATCATGGTCTTGCAAATAAGCAGAGGTCTCTTAAACCTTCCTATTTCCCTTATTGGGTAGCTGCTTCTTTAATTCTTATCGCGCTTATCGCCTCCTGGTTCGTATGGCAGGATAATCAACATGCTGCAACTATCCAGATGATCACAAAGCAGACTTTAGCCGGACAAAAGCTAACAGTAAATCTACCTGATGGCTCTACGGTGATGCTGAACTCAGAAAGCAAAATTTCATATCCTGATAACTTCAATAGTCAGCGCGATCTCACCCTGGAAGGAGAGGCCTTCTTCAACGTGGCCAAAGATGCTCAGCACCCTTTTACCATTACATCAGGTGAAGTTAAGACCAAGGTGGTGGGTACTTCCTTTAATGTACGAGCTTATCATGAAGATGCTGAATATTCCATTGCCGTAGTTACGGGCAGGGTGGAAGTTTCAGATGAGCATGGTAATCATGGCCTACTGCACCCTGACATCAAAGGGGTTTTCAGTAAAGCGGAACATCAGCTGCTAACAAGCACATACAACTCAGACATGGAGTTAGGTTGGCGAGATGGCATTTTAATGTTTGAAGAGGCGGAGTTGAAAGACGTCCTGGAGCGCCTGGAGCGATGGTATGGTGTAGCCATTACCGTGGAAGATGAAAAGATGCTCACCGGAACTTATACTGGAACCTACCAAAATGCCTCACTAGAGGTAGTATTGAACGGTATTTCCCTGGCTATCAACTGGGACTACGTCATAAATGACAAACAAATCATCATAAGGAAAACCAAATAA
- a CDS encoding SusC/RagA family TonB-linked outer membrane protein, whose amino-acid sequence MRTVSAQSYTLKGIVYDENGDPLPGVSLLIKDTNTGTITGVDGSFALQVNEGDKLVVSFVGYQRQELDVTGQTYLEVKLVLDVASLEEIVIVGYGTQRKSQSTSSIATLEGKDVAAQPVVNLSNNLAGRLPGVIATQGSGEPGFDGSAINIRGIATNGNNAPLLIVDGVYRDFSKLDPSTIESITILKDAAAVAPYGLGGANGVVLVTTKKGQSGKPTLSYNAYVGFQNPTRLTPMVNSVQWALMRNEAARNAGTALPYTDEQIAGYQRTVNSEATGTERDLYPNSNALEELIQTNAPMTYNNIELSGGTENVRYIASLGYTTQEGQWKSTSVKKYNVMMGLDADVTKSTTLSLKLNGWVQNSEYPGTGAGDLLYRAFRVPPTEANYYSNGLWGQYIGASVIGLAYHSGYDDIRENNFLSNLTIEQRIPFIPGLALKGQVSYDPYSKFQKSWRTPVLVYTLNTANDPYTYDLGYQGPAKPNLNQSWNQDRPLTYQGYITYDHNFGKHFISALGVVESRRKDYNNFNAGIINYNTTIDELDAGSSAKEDFSLGGTSSTEKQFGYVYRLGYSYNDRYLIEVSGRYDGHYSFAPGQRYSFFPAYSIGWNIGEEAFLKNALPMVSSLKLRGSYGKSGNLPNNGAFQYLSSYTLYSGAYNFGNTPGQGLSETLQGNPNITWEKSTKYDLGLEAALWNGSLTFEVDVFKEFRKDMLMGQGNSVPAEYGVTLGQANIGEMENQGIEISFGLQHNFGKDLQVGLFGNFTHVKNKMVEILETDATYNNPNRRRTGRALNTRFGYQALGYFTVDDFNLDGSLKEGIPVQPWGAVQPGDLKYADLSGPNGVPDGIINQDDETVIGKPGTPQIMFGLTPTISYKGFSLDVLFQGAAQSSMLLTGQLAHPFGGGSATELQYEDHWTPANTDATYPRLSPAPTSNNTQNSTWWIRDTRYIRLKSFQLAYTLPKGVLEKLKVVESMRFYVSGQNLFTWTPKMEEVLDPEGASNGQYYFQQRVISIGTNIQF is encoded by the coding sequence GTGAGAACGGTAAGTGCACAATCCTACACCCTAAAAGGTATTGTTTATGATGAAAATGGAGATCCACTTCCTGGCGTAAGTTTGCTCATAAAGGATACTAACACAGGAACCATTACCGGAGTAGATGGAAGCTTTGCACTTCAGGTGAACGAAGGTGATAAACTGGTAGTATCCTTCGTGGGCTACCAAAGGCAAGAGCTGGACGTAACAGGTCAGACTTATCTGGAGGTGAAATTAGTGCTAGACGTAGCCTCACTTGAAGAGATAGTGATTGTTGGGTATGGCACTCAGCGTAAAAGTCAATCTACTTCTTCTATTGCCACTTTGGAAGGTAAAGATGTGGCGGCACAGCCAGTAGTTAATTTAAGCAACAATTTGGCAGGTCGCTTACCGGGTGTCATTGCTACTCAAGGTAGTGGAGAGCCAGGTTTCGATGGTTCGGCTATCAATATCAGAGGTATAGCTACCAATGGTAATAATGCACCTTTATTAATCGTAGATGGTGTTTACAGAGACTTTTCAAAGTTAGATCCATCTACCATAGAGAGTATCACTATCCTTAAAGATGCAGCAGCTGTAGCACCTTATGGATTGGGTGGAGCCAATGGTGTGGTTCTGGTCACCACTAAAAAAGGACAGAGTGGTAAACCAACGCTTTCTTACAATGCCTATGTTGGCTTTCAAAACCCTACAAGGTTAACGCCAATGGTGAACTCAGTGCAATGGGCGCTAATGAGAAACGAAGCGGCAAGGAATGCCGGAACTGCGCTGCCATATACTGATGAGCAAATAGCAGGTTATCAAAGAACGGTTAACAGTGAAGCAACAGGAACTGAGCGAGACTTGTATCCTAATAGTAATGCTCTGGAGGAGCTAATACAAACCAATGCTCCTATGACTTATAATAATATTGAGCTTTCAGGAGGAACTGAGAATGTGAGATACATCGCCTCTCTAGGTTATACCACTCAGGAAGGGCAATGGAAATCTACCTCTGTCAAAAAATACAATGTTATGATGGGGCTGGATGCAGATGTGACTAAAAGCACTACCTTATCATTGAAACTCAACGGTTGGGTTCAAAATAGCGAATATCCAGGAACAGGTGCGGGAGATCTGTTATACAGAGCTTTCCGTGTGCCTCCTACAGAAGCTAACTATTACTCCAATGGATTGTGGGGTCAATATATTGGTGCCTCGGTTATTGGTTTGGCGTATCATTCTGGTTATGATGACATTAGAGAGAATAACTTCCTGTCTAATCTAACCATTGAGCAAAGGATACCATTTATACCGGGCCTGGCACTGAAAGGACAGGTCAGCTATGATCCGTATTCAAAATTCCAAAAATCATGGAGAACTCCGGTTCTGGTGTATACGCTGAATACGGCCAATGATCCTTACACCTATGATTTAGGTTATCAGGGACCGGCTAAGCCTAACCTTAACCAAAGCTGGAATCAGGATAGACCATTAACTTATCAGGGATACATCACCTATGATCATAACTTTGGTAAGCATTTTATTTCAGCCCTGGGTGTGGTAGAATCACGCAGGAAAGATTACAATAACTTCAATGCTGGCATCATCAACTACAATACAACCATTGATGAATTGGATGCTGGTAGCTCCGCCAAAGAAGACTTCAGCTTAGGAGGTACTTCAAGCACTGAAAAGCAGTTCGGATATGTTTATCGTTTGGGCTATTCCTACAATGACCGATACCTAATAGAGGTTTCTGGTAGATATGACGGCCATTACTCATTCGCCCCAGGTCAGAGATATAGTTTCTTCCCTGCTTATTCTATAGGTTGGAATATCGGTGAAGAAGCTTTCTTGAAAAATGCCTTGCCCATGGTGAGCAGTTTAAAGCTTAGAGGTTCGTATGGTAAGTCTGGAAACCTTCCTAACAATGGAGCTTTTCAATATTTAAGTTCTTACACCCTATACAGTGGTGCGTATAACTTCGGTAATACTCCTGGTCAGGGACTATCAGAAACACTTCAGGGTAATCCTAACATCACCTGGGAAAAATCAACTAAGTACGATCTAGGGCTTGAGGCTGCTTTGTGGAATGGCTCTCTCACCTTTGAGGTAGATGTGTTTAAGGAGTTTAGAAAAGACATGCTTATGGGGCAGGGCAACAGCGTACCTGCTGAGTATGGTGTTACTCTTGGGCAGGCCAATATTGGAGAGATGGAGAATCAAGGTATAGAAATAAGCTTTGGCTTACAGCATAACTTTGGTAAAGATCTTCAGGTAGGCCTTTTTGGTAATTTCACTCATGTGAAAAACAAGATGGTTGAGATACTAGAGACTGATGCTACTTATAACAATCCTAACAGAAGAAGAACAGGTCGTGCTTTAAATACAAGATTTGGGTATCAGGCATTAGGTTATTTCACAGTGGATGATTTTAATCTGGATGGATCATTGAAGGAAGGTATTCCCGTACAGCCATGGGGTGCAGTACAGCCAGGAGATCTTAAATATGCTGATTTAAGTGGTCCAAACGGTGTTCCCGATGGCATTATCAATCAGGATGATGAGACCGTGATTGGAAAACCAGGCACACCGCAAATAATGTTCGGTCTTACGCCTACCATTTCTTACAAAGGCTTCAGCTTAGATGTGCTCTTTCAGGGAGCAGCACAGAGCTCTATGTTGTTAACCGGGCAGTTAGCACATCCATTTGGTGGTGGTTCTGCTACCGAACTTCAATATGAAGATCACTGGACCCCGGCAAATACTGATGCTACTTACCCAAGGCTGAGCCCGGCACCTACTTCAAATAACACGCAAAACTCAACCTGGTGGATCCGTGATACACGCTACATCAGATTAAAGAGTTTTCAGCTGGCCTACACATTACCGAAAGGAGTGCTTGAAAAGCTGAAAGTAGTGGAAAGCATGAGATTCTATGTGTCAGGACAAAACCTATTTACATGGACTCCAAAGATGGAAGAAGTGCTTGATCCTGAGGGTGCTAGTAATGGACAGTATTACTTTCAGCAACGCGTGATTTCTATCGGTACAAATATCCAATTCTAA
- a CDS encoding RagB/SusD family nutrient uptake outer membrane protein → MNIKKYTEGSLLTLIILAFAVACTPDLDVEPRNKVTDASVWVDPTNADLFLNDVYQQMPDMNTVTQDFDQYADNSYVGADWFPTVSQIYQAALSPSGNFNGPADMWNWGLRYTMIRRANIFIENVTASTELSDEYKVERLAEARFLRALSYHWLWMAYGGVPIITDVLDINADGDDVLRPRETEEATFQFMVDELEAIADDLPNTRSGKDLGRPTKGSALTLKGWIELFHASPQRNTSNDPARWQAAAATNMQVMNLGVYALFNDFGGIWLPENNNNIEVIFDYQVSPTKGDGGAREGMLGPAFVNGVQQSWANFAPTQELVDDFAMENGKPISDPTSGYDPQNPYKNREERFYKTIVYDGSVWQGDTIYTRMGVGSLNEIDLSSASDVSNTGYYARKTLDESVLGQDNLANRNGGQNFIWFRYADVLLNYAEAQNEAVGPDASVYDAVNQVRNRSSLPDLESGLSREEMRVAIHRERRVEFAFEGKRWWDIIRWKRADGPDGLLNQPMHGMKIERVDGELTYTPVVVTDRTFLERMYLMPIPIDAINRNGKLTPNPGYQ, encoded by the coding sequence ATGAATATCAAAAAATATACAGAAGGCTCCCTTCTGACCCTCATTATATTGGCCTTTGCTGTGGCTTGTACTCCAGATTTGGATGTAGAGCCCAGAAATAAGGTTACAGATGCTTCAGTGTGGGTAGATCCTACCAATGCTGACCTGTTTCTTAACGATGTATATCAGCAGATGCCTGATATGAACACCGTAACGCAGGATTTTGATCAGTATGCTGATAACTCTTATGTAGGGGCCGATTGGTTTCCTACAGTGAGTCAGATCTATCAGGCGGCACTTTCTCCATCCGGCAATTTTAACGGTCCGGCTGATATGTGGAATTGGGGCCTTCGTTATACCATGATTCGTAGAGCTAATATTTTCATAGAAAATGTAACAGCCTCTACAGAGTTAAGTGATGAATACAAAGTGGAAAGGTTAGCCGAAGCTCGTTTCCTAAGAGCACTTTCTTACCATTGGTTATGGATGGCCTATGGCGGTGTTCCTATCATCACAGATGTTTTGGACATTAACGCAGATGGCGATGATGTGCTAAGACCAAGAGAGACAGAAGAGGCCACTTTTCAATTTATGGTAGATGAGCTCGAAGCCATCGCTGATGATCTTCCAAATACCAGATCAGGCAAAGACCTGGGAAGGCCTACAAAAGGATCGGCGCTCACATTGAAAGGTTGGATAGAGCTTTTTCATGCCAGTCCGCAAAGAAACACTTCAAATGATCCTGCAAGATGGCAAGCTGCAGCAGCCACCAATATGCAAGTGATGAACTTAGGAGTTTACGCTTTATTCAATGATTTTGGAGGCATATGGTTGCCCGAAAATAACAATAACATTGAAGTAATATTTGATTACCAGGTTTCTCCAACTAAAGGTGATGGTGGTGCCAGAGAAGGTATGTTAGGCCCTGCTTTTGTTAATGGTGTTCAACAGTCATGGGCAAATTTTGCTCCTACTCAGGAGCTGGTGGATGACTTTGCTATGGAGAATGGTAAACCCATCAGCGATCCCACTTCAGGTTATGACCCTCAAAACCCTTATAAAAATAGAGAAGAGCGATTTTATAAAACCATAGTGTATGATGGCTCAGTGTGGCAAGGCGATACTATTTATACTCGAATGGGCGTGGGCAGTTTAAATGAAATTGATCTGTCTTCGGCCAGTGATGTGAGTAATACAGGCTACTACGCACGCAAAACGCTTGATGAAAGTGTTCTTGGTCAGGATAATCTGGCTAACAGGAATGGTGGCCAGAACTTCATATGGTTCAGGTATGCTGATGTGCTTTTGAATTATGCTGAAGCCCAGAATGAAGCCGTAGGTCCAGATGCCTCTGTGTATGATGCGGTTAACCAGGTGAGAAACAGGTCTTCACTTCCTGATCTTGAAAGTGGACTTAGCCGCGAGGAAATGAGAGTAGCCATCCATAGGGAGAGGAGAGTTGAATTTGCCTTTGAAGGCAAGCGCTGGTGGGATATTATTCGTTGGAAAAGAGCTGACGGGCCTGATGGTCTGCTTAACCAGCCTATGCACGGTATGAAGATAGAGAGAGTTGATGGAGAATTGACTTATACCCCTGTGGTAGTGACAGACAGAACTTTTCTGGAAAGAATGTATCTGATGCCTATTCCTATTGATGCGATCAATAGAAATGGCAAGCTCACTCCAAATCCTGGATATCAATAG
- a CDS encoding BT_3987 domain-containing protein: MKNIHYYYSLILILLVAICFTGCDEDEEPKIYMPDAKSVVSATFDITDTVTYSVSIVGADYPTVDVSADGEITVDFKVDSDKVAEYNQSMGTDYAIMPSDNFSFDATGVIANGESMSLPLKLIIKNGEQLEAFSSYLLPITIDKVNGGKTGDVRQTTYFILTRSPALEDLPTLDRSGWTIAGFSTEEPGEGGGNGLADKILDGDYATFWHSKWAGGEAPAPHYLIIDMGEEVMVHGISIVNRDQKDSEWGQAKDFTVSLSTDGENFVSNGSFSAPTGTSSVEPYQREVRFFLPSFKPARYIKITINDTWGTTITGSIAEVYAL; the protein is encoded by the coding sequence ATGAAAAATATACACTACTACTATAGCCTGATCCTAATCTTACTGGTAGCAATATGTTTTACTGGTTGTGATGAGGATGAAGAACCTAAAATATATATGCCAGATGCTAAATCTGTTGTAAGCGCTACTTTTGACATTACGGATACCGTCACTTACTCAGTATCCATTGTAGGCGCAGACTATCCTACGGTTGATGTCTCTGCTGACGGTGAGATCACCGTAGATTTCAAGGTTGATAGCGACAAAGTTGCCGAATATAATCAATCGATGGGCACAGACTATGCAATTATGCCTTCTGATAACTTCTCTTTTGATGCTACTGGTGTTATTGCCAATGGAGAATCAATGAGCTTGCCATTGAAATTGATCATTAAGAACGGAGAACAACTGGAAGCGTTCTCCAGCTATTTACTACCTATCACTATAGACAAAGTAAATGGTGGAAAAACCGGTGATGTAAGACAAACCACCTATTTCATTCTCACCAGATCTCCGGCACTGGAAGATCTTCCCACTTTAGATAGATCTGGCTGGACGATAGCTGGCTTCTCAACAGAAGAACCAGGAGAAGGTGGAGGAAATGGGTTAGCTGATAAAATACTTGATGGCGACTATGCTACTTTCTGGCATAGCAAATGGGCAGGAGGAGAGGCTCCCGCACCTCATTATCTGATCATCGATATGGGTGAGGAAGTGATGGTCCATGGAATATCCATTGTAAATAGAGATCAAAAAGATTCTGAATGGGGACAAGCCAAAGATTTTACAGTGTCTTTAAGTACTGATGGTGAGAATTTTGTGTCAAATGGCTCATTCTCAGCACCTACGGGTACAAGTTCTGTAGAGCCTTATCAGAGGGAAGTAAGGTTTTTCCTTCCTTCATTCAAACCTGCACGGTATATCAAGATCACGATCAATGATACCTGGGGAACCACAATTACCGGAAGTATAGCTGAAGTCTACGCGCTGTAA
- a CDS encoding family 43 glycosylhydrolase gives MKLIVITFLLSLPGCKTQQDVNAPDLKTYCNPVNLSYRFSLEAPSRREAADPAIVLFKDTYYLFASKSGGYWYSDDLLDWQLVITDEIPVEDYAPTAIGIGDTLYFLASSGSKSTVYKSVDPKQGKWSVAVDELDATVWDPALFMDDDDRLYLYWGCSNQQPLYGVEVDYKNDFSFIGKPKNLKYPDPTHNGWEVFGEYNEDRATKPWIEAPWMNKHNGKYYLQYSSPGTQFKSYSDAAYVSDSPLGPFEVQVHNPMVYRPEGYIGGAGHGNTFADKYGNHWHIGTGTISQKDIFERRLVLFPSYYDEDGVLHSITKYGDYPYIMPEAKTSGFEEVFAGWMLLSYNKKVQVSSQLAGFSATNMTDENIRTYWVAGSGSEEEFAVLDLEKVADVYAVQINFAEHNSSVLGRDNSVSHKYTLEWSDDGTNWNMLADKSENTTDNMHDYIQLSQKIACRYLRLQNIKVPSGNLAISGFRVFGKGNGAPPAQVPLLGASRDDEDRRVVKLSWTPAEGAIGYNISYGIAEDKLYLNYMVYDVNELTINSLNVDQAYTFSIESFNENGITTSDILTSIQ, from the coding sequence ATGAAATTGATAGTAATTACATTCTTGCTGAGTTTGCCAGGATGCAAAACTCAGCAAGATGTAAATGCTCCTGACCTGAAAACATACTGCAATCCGGTGAACTTGAGCTACCGTTTCAGTCTGGAAGCACCTTCCAGAAGAGAGGCTGCGGACCCTGCCATTGTCCTTTTTAAGGATACATACTATTTGTTTGCTTCCAAATCAGGAGGGTATTGGTATTCCGATGATCTCCTGGATTGGCAACTGGTAATTACTGATGAAATTCCTGTAGAAGATTATGCTCCAACGGCCATTGGAATAGGAGACACACTCTATTTTTTGGCCTCTTCAGGAAGCAAAAGCACGGTCTATAAGTCTGTAGATCCTAAGCAGGGTAAGTGGAGCGTAGCGGTAGATGAGTTGGATGCCACTGTTTGGGATCCTGCACTTTTTATGGATGATGATGACCGGTTGTATCTGTACTGGGGCTGCTCTAATCAGCAACCATTATACGGGGTGGAAGTGGATTATAAAAATGATTTCAGCTTTATCGGAAAGCCGAAAAATCTTAAATATCCTGATCCTACTCATAATGGATGGGAAGTGTTTGGTGAGTATAATGAAGATAGGGCCACTAAACCCTGGATAGAAGCGCCCTGGATGAATAAACATAATGGGAAATATTACCTTCAGTATTCAAGTCCGGGTACACAGTTTAAAAGTTATTCAGATGCCGCGTATGTATCTGATAGCCCTCTTGGACCATTTGAGGTGCAAGTACATAATCCCATGGTTTACAGGCCAGAAGGTTATATAGGAGGTGCAGGACATGGAAATACCTTTGCTGATAAATATGGAAACCATTGGCACATAGGTACCGGAACCATATCTCAAAAAGATATTTTCGAGCGGAGGCTGGTGCTATTCCCTTCGTATTATGATGAGGATGGCGTATTGCATTCCATTACAAAGTATGGTGACTATCCTTACATCATGCCTGAAGCTAAAACAAGTGGTTTTGAAGAGGTTTTCGCAGGCTGGATGCTGCTTTCATATAATAAAAAGGTACAGGTTTCTTCACAGTTAGCAGGGTTCTCTGCCACCAACATGACAGATGAAAACATCCGTACCTATTGGGTCGCTGGCAGTGGTTCTGAGGAGGAATTTGCCGTTTTAGACCTGGAGAAAGTGGCTGATGTATATGCTGTCCAGATCAATTTTGCAGAACACAATTCTTCAGTTCTGGGAAGGGATAATTCTGTTTCTCATAAATATACTCTTGAGTGGTCTGATGATGGTACCAACTGGAATATGCTCGCTGATAAGTCAGAGAACACCACAGATAATATGCATGATTACATTCAGCTCTCTCAAAAAATAGCCTGCAGATATCTGAGACTACAAAATATCAAAGTGCCCAGTGGAAATTTGGCAATCAGCGGATTCCGGGTTTTTGGAAAAGGAAATGGAGCACCACCTGCTCAAGTCCCTTTGCTGGGAGCTTCCAGAGATGATGAAGATAGGAGAGTGGTGAAACTAAGCTGGACACCCGCAGAAGGAGCGATTGGCTACAATATCAGCTATGGTATCGCTGAAGATAAGCTCTATCTTAATTATATGGTTTATGATGTCAATGAGCTTACTATCAATAGTTTAAATGTTGATCAGGCTTATACCTTTTCCATAGAGTCATTCAATGAAAATGGCATTACCACCTCTGATATTCTTACCTCTATTCAATAA
- a CDS encoding RICIN domain-containing protein, giving the protein MKNTPNWIKTMLAVMVIIPSFLITSCEENEFQKMQNAASKELQEADTTIQKNANARVINPASQAGLTYDGFVNAFVVTDGNGQTYIVDGLNKRDRAYFWGQAFMITALIDGYERNPNDDRRQRVIDLTNSFLNKETYDWSWNTWTDDIAWACIAVIRAYHAVGDPTYLTVAKNNWDFAYHRGWDNSLGGGLWENMDKHTKAALANGPTIIAGIFIYEATGDEWYLDRCKEIYSWYRSNLFNPNTGVVNEAVVNDGSIQYSDNAYNTGSFINAAASLYKHTGEAHYLTDAQIAADHVVSRFPVMTQEADACMRGIAKLARENNLTAKYYPWLAAQCEAAWNSRNTGLNITNNDWSRTTGGGEQYAMQCISAVTAQMVTPEQNIAINSGTTYNIISKVSDKALDVDGASTENGGNVLIWSPTGQSNQRWIVTEVDQDIYSIISENSGLSLDVEGGSNQNGANVLQWTWQNNANQRWYLQPDGEGYFSIISVASGKALDVEAGSAANGANIIQWTENGQSNQKWRFVQ; this is encoded by the coding sequence ATGAAAAACACACCCAATTGGATTAAAACGATGCTAGCTGTAATGGTTATAATACCATCCTTTTTAATTACCAGCTGTGAAGAAAATGAATTTCAGAAGATGCAGAATGCTGCCTCAAAAGAATTACAAGAGGCGGATACCACTATTCAAAAAAATGCCAATGCGCGGGTGATCAATCCGGCAAGTCAGGCTGGCCTTACTTATGATGGCTTTGTTAATGCATTTGTGGTAACTGATGGCAATGGTCAAACCTACATAGTCGATGGTTTAAATAAACGAGACCGAGCATATTTTTGGGGACAGGCCTTCATGATTACCGCGTTGATTGATGGATATGAGCGTAACCCTAATGATGATAGAAGGCAAAGGGTCATAGATTTGACTAATTCCTTCTTAAATAAGGAAACTTATGACTGGTCATGGAATACTTGGACAGATGATATAGCATGGGCCTGTATTGCTGTCATTAGAGCTTATCATGCGGTGGGAGATCCAACTTATCTTACTGTTGCAAAGAATAATTGGGACTTTGCCTATCATCGAGGCTGGGACAACAGTCTTGGAGGTGGTCTGTGGGAAAATATGGATAAGCATACCAAAGCAGCCTTAGCAAATGGGCCTACCATCATTGCCGGAATTTTTATTTATGAGGCCACTGGTGATGAGTGGTACCTTGATAGATGTAAAGAAATATATTCCTGGTACCGAAGTAATCTCTTCAACCCAAATACTGGTGTAGTCAATGAGGCGGTGGTAAACGATGGGTCTATTCAATATTCTGACAATGCATACAATACAGGTTCCTTTATTAATGCGGCAGCATCTCTCTACAAACATACAGGTGAAGCTCATTATTTGACTGACGCCCAAATAGCTGCTGATCATGTAGTCTCCAGATTTCCGGTAATGACTCAAGAGGCTGATGCATGTATGAGAGGTATTGCTAAACTGGCTCGGGAGAATAACCTGACAGCCAAATATTACCCTTGGCTTGCCGCACAGTGTGAAGCAGCATGGAATAGCAGAAATACAGGGCTAAACATCACCAATAATGACTGGAGTAGAACTACAGGAGGTGGAGAGCAATATGCCATGCAATGCATAAGCGCTGTTACAGCACAAATGGTAACGCCTGAGCAGAACATAGCGATTAATTCAGGGACTACTTACAATATCATATCCAAGGTTAGCGATAAAGCTCTGGATGTTGATGGCGCCTCAACGGAAAATGGAGGTAATGTGCTTATCTGGTCACCTACGGGACAGAGTAATCAGCGCTGGATTGTAACGGAAGTAGATCAGGATATATACAGCATTATTTCTGAAAACAGCGGATTAAGTCTCGATGTAGAAGGCGGAAGCAATCAAAATGGAGCCAATGTACTACAATGGACCTGGCAAAATAATGCTAATCAGAGATGGTACCTACAGCCAGATGGAGAAGGGTATTTTTCCATTATTTCAGTGGCTAGCGGTAAAGCATTGGATGTAGAAGCGGGCTCTGCGGCCAATGGAGCCAATATCATACAATGGACAGAGAATGGACAAAGCAACCAAAAATGGCGATTTGTACAATAG